In Oryctolagus cuniculus chromosome 18, mOryCun1.1, whole genome shotgun sequence, the DNA window ATGACACTGGCCCAGTCCCCGGGTAAGCCTGAGCCAGGTTACCCTCCcgctccaggggctgggggagtcAGGCTCTCACCACTCCTCTAGTCAACATTCTTAACACCTGCTCATTTCACACCCACGTGTTTGAGAGTtgtccctgccaccacctgggGCTGTGGATTTCCTGAGCAGCACTGACTGTGGATTATTTAGGTAGGAACACTGCCGATGGCTGAGGCTGCCTAGAttgccctgggctgggcaggcttGGTATCCTGAATCCTGAGCCCCTTGGCTGGTGTTACTATGGCAAGACCTAAGGAAGGCAGAACAAGGAgggcagacaggcagagggacacTACCCTTGCCCTGGGCCACGAGCCTCAGAACTAGGGTAATGTGGGCTTGTGGGCCTCCTGCAGAGGTCTGGGGGGAGGACCCTGTGATGCTCACACTGGCTCTGAAGATGGCCCGGCAAGACCTGACCCGTGCCCAGATGGAGCTTAACACCATGAAGGCCAACTTCGGAGATGTGGTACCCAGGAGGGACTTTGAAATGCAGGAGAAGACCAACAAGGATCttcaggagcaggtgctggggcacaggctgggccaggcagggtaGGATAGGGGCCAAGCAGGTAGGGAGTTCAAATCAGAGACCCTGCCCACAGCTGGATGGCCTGAAAGCTGACTATGAAGAGGTGCGCAAGGAGCATGAGCTCCTGCTACAGCTGCACATGAACACGCTCAAGGAGCGGGACCAGTTTTTATCGGAGCTGCACGAGATCCAGCGCACCTCCACGCCCCGGCCTGACTGGACCAAGTGCGAAGGTGGTGATGGCCACTGGGACCCCGGGGCCCACTGCAGGGGGTGGGCTGGACTTCAGCTCCCTCTCCGCACCTGCAGATGTGGTGGCTGGGGGCCCAGAGCGCTGGCAGATGCTGGCTGAGGGCAAGAACAGCGACCAGCTGGTGGACATCCTCCTGGAGGAGATTGGCGAGGGGCTGCTCCGGGAGAAGGACTTCTTCCCTGGTCTGGTAGGAGAGTCCTGGGCAGAAGGCTTGGACCAGTCGCAACAGCCAGGCAGTGCTGCTAAGGAGACCTGAGCTTCTAAGAGAACCATCTGGCTCTCTTCCTAGCTTGGGAGGGGGCCCAAGATGGACCTAGGGATGAGCTGATATCCTTCCTCCCTTCCAGGGCTTTGGGGAATCCATCCCCGCTTTCCTGCGGTTTGAAGGCCCCGTGCAGAACAAGAAGCCAACCAAGAAGGACGTGGTCAGCCTCCTCAAGGACGTCTGGAAGGAACGTCTAGCAGGGGATAAGGTCAGAGCTCACCAGCCTTGTTGGCTCGGTGTGAACTTCAGATCGGGTCGTCCAGGGGACCCCCTTGAGGTGCTGTGAGCCGGAAGGGGGAGGGCCAACCAACCCTGGAGCAGGCTGACCAAACATTTCCCTCATGCTGCAGAAAGAGAAGTTCCCAGACTTCTTCTTCAGTTTCCTGGAGCGTCGCTTTGGGCCCCGGGATGCCATAGCCTGGGCTTACACCCTTTTTGAAAACATCAAGCTGTTCCGCTCCAACGAGGTCATGAGTCAGTTCTATGCAGTTCTCATGGGAAAGGTGAGCTTGGGCCTGGCCTGCACCTACTTTCCGTGAGAAGGCAGAAAGGAGCTTTTGCCCCCAGCatagcccagctctgccctcactACTCCAGGAACAGCAAACGAGTGAATGCTTCCCTCCCTGTAGAGGAAGGAGAGTGTATATATCAACCAGAAGGAGTTACTGGCCTACTTGCTGAAGGAGATGACAAATGCTGACAGTCAGAACGAGGGGCTAATAACCATGGAGCAGTTCAGGTGAGCGGCCAGTCCAGGCCACCTCAAACTCCTGCCCACATCCCTGGGCAGGCTCCTGGGTATGCAGGGAATAAAGGGAGCTCAGTGCTTGCTGCCCTTCTGACCACTGgtgcaggcagcagaggacgcaggagatgggagggcagGCCTCAGCCACGGCCCGCTGGCCTTCGTGTCTCCCCACAGCACCATCCTCAAGAACACCTTTCCTCTAAAGAAGGGAGAGCATATTCAGGAGCTGATGGAGATAGGAGGCTGGCACCCCAACAGCAGCAATGCAGACTTGCTCAACTACCGCTCATTGTTTATGGAGGTGGGTCAGCGGCTCCAGGAACCTGCCCGGCCCCTAGCCTAGTCTTGGCTGCACCCTGGTCAGTGTGCCCCTCACCTTGCCTTGTGACCCCTCACAGGATGAGGAGGGCCATAGTGAGCCCTTTGTGCAAAAGCTGTGGGAACAGTACATGGATGAGAAGGATGAGTACCTCCAAGAGCTAAAGCAGGAGCTGGGCATGGAACTGTGAGTGACCGTGGGACCCTCAACCTATTCACAAGTCCCCAGGCTGGGCTAGTCCCTCAGGGTGGCATCTCAAGCCCCTGGATCTCCCTATGCACTAACTGTGCTGCCGGGCACTATACACTGCCCCAGCCTGGCAGAAAGGAGGGCACCTTGGCATCTGGAGTCAAGGCCTGCTTCTTTTTTCTTGTGGGCCAGCCGTGATGAAGTGACCGTATACAAGATGCGTGTAGCCCTGATGAACATCGACCCCAGCCTGGATAAGCAGACTCTGAGAGCCTACCTAAGCCAGGCCTTCCAGCTTCTGCCATCAGAACTGCCAGAGGAGGGCAATGAGAAGGAACACAGCATTGCGACAGGGCTCAAGACTGCAATGGAACAGCTGCAGGCGGCTGACATCAAGCGCATGGGACCTCGAGAGCAAGAGCCTGCAAACTAGGGCCCCACGGGCAGTCCGAGTGCTCCAGGGCTGCTAACCTCTGATTTTTAGTATAAAAATTTGTTGGAACCCATGGCTTTCTACAAGCTGTGCTAGGGAgtcaggggggtggggagggagacctAGCCCCTGGATATGCAACAAAACGCAGAATGTTCCATGATACTTTACTTTATTGATGTTAGGAGGCaaggaggagacctggaagagtatACAGGCCAAGGGACCCCAGATGCAGacagggcaagtgttgtggcctGGCCACTACTGGGCAGGGAAGACGGAATTGCCACTGAATGCACAGGGGATGAGCAGCTGCCGGTATTCCAGGGGCAGATGCCGCTCCACAAGGACGTGCAGTGAGACTTGGTCAGTGACCAGGCCCTGCctgcagcagagggagagaaCGGACAGATGGTGTCAGCGTCAGCACTCCCACACCCGCACCCCCCATTCCTCACACTCACCGCCGCATCAGCAGTTCCAGATCCTCCGGCCTCACAGTCTTGCGGCCAGCATGGGCAGCAAATACCTCCAGGTCATTGCAGAGATGCTGGAAATACTTGTCTAGACTGCCAAGGTGAGGGGAGGGAAGATGGACGGTCTGTTGCTGACCTGAGGgcgcctctccccaccccaggtgTCTAGAACTCACCATTTCTCCACCACCTCAAGAGCTGCCTTCTCCATGGGCATCTTAGCATAGAAGCTAAAGAGTTTTGCATAGTGGTTCAGTCCAGTCTTATGTGGATCCTGacggggcctggggccagcagctCGGGGCCTGGGGGGACGCCTGGCCAACACAGGCTCTGAAGACACACTGGGGGCAGGAGTGGACAGAGATGGCTGAATTGCTGTCTGAAAAGGTCCCAATTCAAAGACAAGTTTTGCTGGCTCCTGTGGAGGCTGGGGACCATGTGCTAATCAACCTGGATTAGCAACCCCAGccttggggggagggcaggggccaccTAGAGGCCTAGTCTTTCCTTGGGTCCTGTTCCTTCCCAGACTGGACCCAATGTTTTAGTCTAGCCCCTGCTTGCTCAGGAACGTGACCTCCAGGCCACAAAatggcttttttctccccttAGTCCACGACTGCCTATCCCCTAAtccacctccaggaagccttctgtgACTATATACTGATCTTGTACTTCCCCTCCACCCAGGTTCCTCTAAGCCTCCAGGATGACAGACACATTCTCAGGGAACATCCCCCAATGCGTGCCGCTCTGCTAGGTAACCATCTGTGTAACTATAGGAAGGGGACAACCGACGCCAGGGTCAGTGCCTGCCCCCTTCCCATGAAGACCATGAGGTGGCGGCGTCACGGGGTCTTACACTGCAGCACCAGGCCGCGGGGTTGGCTCAAGGAATGGAGGCGGCTGTTCAGCCTGGAGAAAGCTGGGGGTCCTGGAGGCCATTGCTGGACTTGCTGCggaggaaaggcagagtcataggaGGCTCAGGCTTGACCATCCCACCTCGTCCCACAGGCCTGGTCCTTGTCCTCGCTCAAAAGTCCCACCAGCTCCAGCCACACAGTGACCCTCAGAGTCTTCCTGGCCCTCTAACACCCCTAGTACCTAGAAATACAACCCAAGCAAGCTCCTGTGATGTGTCAGGGCTTGAACACAATGTCAccatgtggggccggtgctgtggtgtaacaggttaagccgccacctgcggggctgacatcccatatgggtgctggttcaagtcccggctgctcctctttcagtccagctctctgctatggcctgggaaatcagcggaatATGGCCGAAGTGCaggggcccctgtacctgcatggaagacccggaagaaggtcctatCTCCTGATCAGCCGAgttctgaccattgaggccacttgcggactgagccaacagatggaagactttgtctctccctctctctgcgactctacctctcaactaaatacataaatcttaaaaaaaaaaaaaaaaaaaaaagccaccactCACCACGATCCCTGCTCTGGGCCTCTTACCTGCCCTGCCAGAGGGGTCCTCATCTCCTGAAGATACATCCGACTCCTCAGCCTCCACGGCGCCCTGGGATCCCATTGATTCTGTCACCTCTGGAGGAGCAGCAGGCCATGGATGTGGCTCTGAGAGCAGAAAGACAGAGTAGCAAAGACAGACCCGCCCACTGAGGGGAGACGGTCCAGAGCAGTACCAGGACACACAGATCTGCGATCTCCGGGCCCAACACTGACTCTGCTCTTAGAAGCAGGAGGGGCCCACAACCAGGAAGCACACATATGGGCTTGAGGATGGACAACCACTAGCGCCAACTCTCACCCAAGTTAAGCTTAGCTCCAGGCCACTTGTCCCACATACTCACTGTCATTTTGCAGCCCAGGCTGACTGCTCTGTGTCCAGTGGTCCACAGCCTTCTCTGTATCTTCAGTCTCATTGTGAGAGGGATGGGGCAGGGAGTGATGCACACTAGGGGAACGGCCAACCAAGGGCTGGGAGAAGGGCTGGGTGTCCTCCAACACAGTGTCCGTTGGCACAGTAGCCACAGGGGTTCTGAGGCTATTACCTAGAGGTCAAGGGCACTCAATGTATGCAATGCCTACCTGCTACTACCCAGAATTaccaggccctgggctgtgggctcCCTGGGTCGGTCCCGAGGAAGAGAAGACAACACAGCCTTCAGCCTTACCTCCCTTGCACAGCTCTCGTGCTCTTGGCCTGGCATTCCCAGGCCTCCACAGCTGCTCCCTAGTCCCTGAGCAGCGCATCTGTGCCTCAGCTCTCCACTTCTCACTCTGCCCCTCTAGCCAGGACCCCCGTCTTACTATGGTGAATTTAAGCTAAAATCAAGTTCCTGGGTCTGCTCTGATCGGCTAGCTGATCCTGAAACTCTGCATTTTCAACCTGCCAACAAGCTCCAGCCACACCAACCTCCCTTCCACACTCTGTCCTGTAGCTTCTCAAGGATACGACGTTCTCAGAAACACTTGGAGAGGGCTCTTACAGGCCTGTGTAACCTACCACACTATCAAGGATGGAACACCTTGTGGAAAGAGAGCAGAAACTCTTCATAGACTTACTGGCCACGCTagctccctggctttggccacacTGAGAAGGGAGCAATGCCAGACTCAGCACACCTCCTATCTATCATAGAGGGAGAACTTTCTCCAAAAGCCGCAAGTGGAAAACCTCAATGTTACCTGAAGGAGCCAAAGAAGTATCTCGCAGATCTTGCAAAAGGACACCCACGTCCACAGCTCGGCGGGTGGGGGGTCTACGGGCCAAACCAGGCCTCTTCACAGACTGTGGCTGAACAGGGGTGGCAAAGGTCAGGTTGAGAGAGCTGGTGGGAAGGAGGAGGCACATGGGGAAGTCAGGCACCTGAGCTCTCGTCACTCTGAATGCAGCCACTGTGCCGAGAGGCTAAGACAGTCAGGGAGCAATGTGACAGATTCCACCTCAGCCAGTACCCTGCCTCCCCGAGCTTCTCCACCAAACCCAAACAAGCAGCATCACCTGGTGAGGGAGGAGGCGCCGGCAGTCTCAGGAGGCTCTGTCAACGACCAGCGAGAGGATGTAAAAACAAGAAATCACATAAGTTACCAGGCCCTCTCAGGGAGGAGAAACCGGGTACCAACAGATGGTGCCCAGGGCCTCACCTTGGGAGAGAGGCAGCCCTTGGTCCACTTCTTGCTGAAACACTGACAgcctcagcctctgcttcctcctgccaTGGGCCAACAGGCCTGGCGCCAGGCTCGTGGTGGGCTCAAGTTCAGGAAGTTGCAGCTCCAGGCTACAAAGATGGAGTTCATCTCAGAGAAGCCTAATTCTGGCTCTGGGGGCTCTCAAGAAGCTCCCCATTAGATCCGCCCAACAGCCCAGTCCAACGGGGAGACTACTCTTCACCTGCCCCGACTGCTTTCCCGTCTAGGGGGCTGGACCACCGGCGGCGCTGGTGCGGGCTTCACCACTGACTTTGGCACAAGGACAGAAGATTCTGGGGCTGTAAACAACACCGAGAGGCTGGGGCTGACAGGACAGGCTTCCTGAAGGAAGGCTACCACAGGACCAGTGTTGGACTGGCCGCCGACTCTGCCCACCGGCCAGCACCCACTGACCTGTAAGTAGGATGTTCTTCAGCAGAGTCCGGGGTGTCTGTTCGTCCAGGTGTCTACTGGCCTGGGTGTGGGCCAGTCGGCTGACAGACTATGAACAAAAGCACCAAACAACCAGTCTGTTTGCTTAGAAATTCCCTCAAGGTACGCACCAGAGTACAGCTAGACTTGAGCGACCCCTGAAGGCAACCAGGACCCTAGAATGGCCAGTGGGCTGGGCACTTACCCTGGTCCCATGGGAGTGTCGTCTGGCAGTCGACTTTCTTTGGCTGCTCCGCCTCCTGGGTGAAGGCGTTTCAAGCAGGGTTCTCTGGGTCCTGTATAAAGATCAGTGGATGTGGGAATTACAGaggggctgggggtagggggcagAGGATGAAGGCCCGACTTGCCTTCACCAGGGGTCTTGGCCTGAAGCCCTTTAGTGCCTCCCGTAGTCCCTGTTCCCGGCCCTGGGTCAACAGGAGTGTAGGTGAAGGAGAACCCCAGGCTATGGAAGAGACAAGGAACATGACTGACTCAGCCAGAAAGAGCGGCTGAGGTGTCACAGAGGTGACCACAGCAGAATCCTAAGAGGACAGCAGTGGCTGACTGCTGACAAGAGGAGCAACGGAAGGGTATCCATCCCAGACTTTAAAATAGCAACCTTTGTACTCCAAAAATACGTGCAATTACCGTGtgtccactaaaaaaaaaaaaaaaaaaaaaaaaaaaaaacaaaaaaacacacacacacacacacaaaaaacctttCTTTAAAATCCAAGGATATCTGCGTATTCTTAAGGGTTCTAAGTATTTGTCAGGATATGACAGCAACTTTCACATGAGCCACCCCAGCCCTCGTCTCTCCACTGCAATCAGGTCCCAGAGCCAGGTTAACGTCGCCAGGGCTCCCAACTCATCAGCACTACCACGAGTGGCTTCCCGTCCCCTATAAAGGAACTGCACTGGCTCAGGCCGACAGATACCAACTTCTGCACACTCTGCACCCATGAGCTCACCACGTCCCTCACAAACTGACACTCCCGCCAAGTCAGGCCAAGTTCCCTGCTCCCCAGCAAAGCGACTTTCCAGTTCCTGCCTCCCGACTGGGCTCTCCGGCTCCTCGCCCATCTTCCAGCTGGGAGCCACAGAGACAACAGCGAAAGGTGGAGAAGTTCAAGGCAGAGCCTGGACACACACCCCCTGGGCTGCTGTGAAAGTAACCcagagaacagaacagaaactcagaCTCTGAGCGCCTGTCCGTCCCTCGGGTCGGGCTCTGTGGTCCCGAGGCCGGGCTGCCCCGAACCCCAAGAAGTGGGGGCATAAACATCTGCGCCCGCACCCAGCTGGGGCGGTGACGTCAGTTCTCAGGGATCTGGACTCAGTGTCTCTCTCCGAACGGGGGTGGCACCAGATTCCACCCCGATCTCACTCCCGCGCCCCGACGCTCAAGCACTCGAGCAGCACCCTCCAGTACCCAGCTCGAATACTCCGGGGTCGCCGCGGGGAGCGCGAGTCCGCTGTATCCAACACGCGCCGTAGCAGCGTGCGCGTCGTAGGCTCGCTGTTGGGACTGTAGCCGTCAGCCATGGCTTCAGCCGCCCAGCGTCTCAACCGCCCCCACAGCCGCAGCCGCAGCGTTCCCGCCACCCTATTTAAGGGAAGTCTCGCGATACTGCTGCACAGGCCCACGGGAATTGTAGTTCTCGCCCTACCGCGGCACGCTGCGTGTTGCGTGGTGATCTGGAACCCTGGCCTCATGAGGATCCCTACGTGGAGTGAGCCTGGGCAAGTGGATGCAACCGATCCAAGTCTTGGTTTTCTCGTCTGTACATTGAAGATGATACACACCTAATAAGGAACGTGTAATGATTTCATGAATCAATGCTTCATGCTGGTCTGATACTGGGAAAGAGAGAATCAATAAACAGCCGTCACTATTAGAATACCACTCtgccggctcaataggctaatcctccgcctgcggcgccggcacaccaggttctagtcccagttggggcgccggattctgtcccgcttgcccctcttccaggccagttctctgctgtggccagggagtgcagtggaggatggcccaagtgcttgggacctgtaccccaagggagaccaggataagtacctggctcctgccatcagatcagcacggtgcaacAGCCGccgctgccattggagggtgaaccaacggcaaaggaagacctttctctctgtctctctctctctctcactgtccactctgcctgtcaaaaaacaaacaaacaaaaaaacaccactcagtcccatctccctctcccagaAAGGGGAGACACTTGAGCCTGGGAAAAGAACTTTGTGCTATGGGTGACCTGGTCAGCTTTGCATAAGTAAGAGCTCTGTAGGGTCTAGGGTCTGAATCTATCAGAAGAGACTAGGTTTATAGGCTCCAGGTTTAGTTACTGAGTCATTTGTGATCCGGAACAAATGTTGGTATCTCTAAACAAGGCCGCTGTGGAATGAATCCCAGTTATAAAAGTTCTGTTAATGCTGGAAGTGCTTACCATATTTTCCACCAGTTGATAGTCCTGCTCCCAGATTGAGTGTTAGGTACCTGATACCCCACACAGGCATGAACATGTATGTGCTTGTTAGAAAATGGAGAAGCAAAGAGGGCCGGTGTGGTGGCAGAGGCCGgagtctggctgcttcacttcccatccagctccctggaatgtGCCTgagcaagcagtggaagatgacccaagtacttgggcccctgccacccctgtgagtgGTCATGATTGAGTTTCTGGGTCCtcgcttcagcttggcccagacctggtgttgcagccatttacagagtgaactggtggatggttCATTGTCTgtctttattataaataaataaataatttttaaaaaatggagcaaagaaaaatagatttttgctTCTCAAAGAGAGTTGCAGAAGAAAAGCATAACCAATATTTCTTATCATTTAGATCTGATTTCCCTGTTATCTGAGTTTGCCAGTCCTTTACAGACACATTTTGATGATAACTATCAACTACCTAAATGCAATATTTGTTTATTAGTAAAGCTTGAACTGGATAATAGAAAGAAAACACCAACATCTTTCAAAAAAGTTCGAAACAGGAGCTTAAGTCTGTGCACTTATTCTGTGTGCTCATATAGTTGATTAAGCTTCATAGTAATTAATGGTttaaagcaggttaagccgctgtctgcagtgccagcatcccatatgggcacctgatcaattcctggctgctccacttctgatccagctccctagtaatgcacctggaagaacagtgaaagatggtccaagtgtttgggtccctgcacccacatgggagacccaaaggaaagctcctggctcctggctttggcctggcccagccctagccgttgtggccacttggggagtaaaccagtggatggaggatctctttctctcttctctctctgtatctctgcctttcaaataaatacattttttaaagctaaTAATAAAGTtaacaagtttttttcttttgtaagtttttgtttatttaaagatttatttatttatttgaaaggcagagttacagagagagggggagagacagagatgttccatctgctggttcactccccaaatggttgcaaaggcctaaagccaggagcctggaactccatccgggtctcccacgtaggggcaggtgcccaaacactagggccaaaTGCTGcattccaaggtgcattagcagggggctgtagcagacgtggagcagccgggccttggaCCTTCACAGGGGATTCCCAACAGCAGCCCAACCTGCttcgccacaatgccggcctctttTGCAAGCTTTCAAATACCctgcctgttttgtttttatataaaataattataaataacacATACTAGGGTTCCATTTCATATCTGTGAGGGAAAAAAATGAGCGTATGTCAAGAGAaagggtgaagaggcccaagaaAAAGTGAGCAGAAGTGGGAATTCAGCAAAAGCAGGCTGGTTTGTAGCCCATTCCTGGGGAGAATTGCCTGGCTCCTCCCACATTTTCCAAAGGCCTTGGTCGCCATTTTCCCCCCCAAAGCAGTGGAGCTGGGCAGGCTGTTTTGTTGTAATGCAAATTAGTTTGCCTATTCCACAAGCCATTTTGGATTAGCTGGTTCCAGccgggctactctgcttctgagccagtttcctgctaagccCGCctagggcagcagatgatggctctagtacctGAAtcctggccacccacgtgggagacccggatggagttagagctcttggcttcggccttttgggggcatttggggatggaagatccttgtcactctgctttcaaataaattaatacttttttttttttttttaaaggaaggaacCTTATAATAACCCCAAGTTGCCTGCGGAATAAAAATCTCAAACCTTTTAATACGGCTCAGTCGAATCTTTCCCGCCTTCTGCGGTCCTCCTCCCAGGCTCAATAGGGCGGGGCAACTACCCCTCCCCACCCAAGCTTTTCCACGTTTTTTCTTCTTGGACCCTGGCCCCCATTTTCTCCTCTGTCCTGTTGATTCCTTTCTACGCATTTACATCTGTCCTCCAAAAAGGCATTCCTCCAGGTGGTCTGGTTCCACACTCCACTGCTTTGCAGATAGGCAGGTGCCCATTTAAGTCACTAAGGGAATCAACGCACGCAGCGGCTGAATCGGGATTGTCCTCAGAGCAGTGAAAGGTGCTCCTGACGCCCTTCGGACGCCGGGGCCCATGTTTCTTCTCACTCCCCCTGCAGGAATGTCATCGATTCTAAGGCACGGGGTTTGGGATCTCTTGGGGTAGGGAACAACCTCGCCCCAATTCTGGTCCACAGTAACCCGACCTCTCCCTTAGGCGGCGCGCAAGGCCGCGCCCACCGAGCTCAGCGCCAGGCATCACGGGACTTGTAGTCTCCGTGAGGGCACACTTACGGCGCTTGCGCACTTGTGAGGGGGCACGTTCCTCACCCCCATCAGGATTCCGGGTCCTTGTGAGGGACAGTCCCTGCAACAGCGTTCCAACCGGACACAGCGCTCTCGTCCTCCAGGAACAAGCCAGGTCGGGGAATACTCCGCTCTGCAAAGGTTGTTGGAGGGCTTTGAAAAGCGGTAGGAATAAGCACGCCCCCTCTCCGGAAGTGAGCGACGCCTGGCGCGGTGCATTGTGGGGGGCGTAGTCCTCCTTCCCAGGCGGTCCTTCGCGGCGTCCCCGGGGCCGACTCCCGAGCGCAGGCGGGCGGCCGGGCAGGCGTCGCAGCGCGGGCCGGCGGGAAGCGTACTCTGGGCACGGGGCGCCGGGCAGGCCCGGCTGCGCCAGGCGGCAGTAGTGGGAGGCTGCCTAAAGCCTCGCGCGGCGCCGCCCGTCGAAGGGCGGGCGGCGGCGGACCGACCCGGCCGTCGAAGGGCGCAGGAGGCCGGAGGGGCCGTGCTGGGCGGCGCGGCGCAGCGCAGCCATGCCTGGCTTTACGTGCTGCGTACCGGGCTGCTACAATAACTCGCACCGGGACAAGGCGCTGCACTTCTACACGTTTCCTAAGGACGCTGAGCTACGGCGCCTGTGGCTGAAGAACGTGTCCCGTGCCGGCGTCAGTGGGTGCTTCTCCACCTTCCAGCCCACCACGGGCCACCGTCTCTGCAGCGTTCACTTCCAGGGCGGCCGCAAGACCTACACGGTGCGTGTCCCCACCATCTTCCCGCTGCGCGGCGTCAATGAGCGCAAAGTAGCGCGCAGACCCGCGGGAGCTGCGGCGGCTcgccgcaggcagcagcagcagcagcagcagcagcaacaacaacagcagcagcaacagcaacagcagcagcaacagcagcagcagcaacagcagcagcaagcgTCGCCGTCCGCCTCCACTGCCCAGacctcccagctgcagcccaacCTGGTGTCTGCCTCCGCGGCCGTGCTCCTCACCCTTCAGGCCGCCGTAGACAGCAACCAGGCTCCGGGATCCGTACCGCCGGCTCCCACCACCCCCTCCGGAGAAGACGTGAAGCCCATCGACCTTACTGTGCAGGTGGAGTTCGCAGCCGCAGAGGGTGCGGCCGCAGCAGCTGCTGCGTCGGAGCTAGAGGCCGCCACAGCGGGGCTGGAGGCCGCCGAGTGCCCCATGGGCCCCCAGTTGGTGGTGGTCGGGGAAGAGGGCTTCCCTGACACTGGCTCCGACCACTCTTACTCGCTGTCGTCAGGCACCACGGAGGAGGAGCTGCTGCGCAAGCTGAACGAGCAGCGGGATATCCTGGCGCTGATGGAAGTGAAGATGAAAGAGATGAAGGGCAGCATCCGTCACCTGCGTCTCACCGAGGCCAAGTTGCGCGAAGAGCTGCGCGAGAAGGATCGTCTCCTGGCCATGGCTGTGATCCGCAAGAAGCACGGGATGTGAACGGGTCGCCCTGCGGCCTGCGGCAGTCCTCAGGCCGCTGTGGGACTCCCCTGGACTCCTGGGGCACTAGTTGACAGTACTGAGGATTAGGGCAGCTGGACTCATGCTGGTGATCTGGCGATCTCACTTGTTTCCTCCGTACACAGCGGTCTGGGGCCTCCGACTCTGCACTGGTGACACCAGCATTTGTGACTTGGTTTACCCTCTTTCCCCAGTTTATGTTGCAGATTCTGGTCAAGCAGAGGCTTCAGAACCAGTGAACTTGAAACTTAACCCctgagggttgcaggtgggatgc includes these proteins:
- the TSNAXIP1 gene encoding translin-associated factor X-interacting protein 1 isoform X5, whose protein sequence is MDSSQSRCCSFSSVSRTHPRPSGVTMDGFSISGSKSTQKHTLSQKRKTLPYREIFEFFIEDFKTYKPLLSSIKNAYEVMLAHQREKIRALEPLKAKLVTVNEGCNEKILAMRAEERNELSMLKTEKMHLLKLIDKKNEEKISLQSEVTKLRKNLAEEYLHYLTERDARKILIADLNELRYQREDMTLAQSPEVWGEDPVMLTLALKMARQDLTRAQMELNTMKANFGDVVPRRDFEMQEKTNKDLQEQLDGLKADYEEVRKEHELLLQLHMNTLKERDQFLSELHEIQRTSTPRPDWTKCEDVVAGGPERWQMLAEGKNSDQLVDILLEEIGEGLLREKDFFPGLGFGESIPAFLRFEGPVQNKKPTKKDVVSLLKDVWKERLAGDKKEKFPDFFFSFLERRFGPRDAIAWAYTLFENIKLFRSNEVMSQFYAVLMGKRKESVYINQKELLAYLLKEMTNADSQNEGLITMEQFSTILKNTFPLKKGEHIQELMEIGGWHPNSSNADLLNYRSLFMEDEEGHSEPFVQKLWEQYMDEKDEYLQELKQELGMELRDEVTVYKMRVALMNIDPSLDKQTLRAYLSQAFQLLPSELPEEGNEKEHSIATGLKTAMEQLQAADIKRMGPREQEPAN